In the genome of Enterococcus hirae ATCC 9790, one region contains:
- the ribE gene encoding riboflavin synthase, whose protein sequence is MFTGLIAEQGKVKEIRRNQQMIQLTFQASNSILSDYKIGDSMAVNGVCLTAIEVSSTFFKAEIMPETFKRTTFSTVKVGERVNLERAVLMTQRFEGHFISGHIDTITRLIKKIENQNALILTFAYPTKYAGEIIPQGSIAINGVSLTVTETTTASFSVSLIPHSKSLTNLGNLGVGHLVNIETDIVGKYVKAQRNKFEMYKEKVLL, encoded by the coding sequence ATGTTCACAGGATTAATCGCCGAGCAAGGAAAAGTCAAAGAAATTAGACGAAACCAACAAATGATCCAACTCACTTTCCAAGCTTCAAACAGTATACTAAGTGATTACAAAATTGGAGATAGCATGGCAGTCAATGGCGTGTGTTTAACTGCTATTGAGGTTTCAAGCACATTTTTTAAAGCTGAAATAATGCCTGAAACTTTTAAACGGACTACTTTCTCCACCGTAAAAGTTGGAGAGAGGGTAAATCTAGAACGAGCAGTTTTGATGACACAACGCTTTGAAGGACATTTTATTTCGGGACATATTGATACTATTACAAGATTGATCAAGAAAATAGAGAATCAAAACGCATTAATTTTGACGTTTGCTTATCCAACCAAATATGCAGGTGAAATCATTCCGCAAGGATCAATTGCAATTAATGGAGTAAGTTTAACGGTTACGGAAACAACAACAGCAAGCTTTTCTGTTAGCCTGATTCCACATTCTAAATCCTTAACAAATCTGGGGAATTTAGGTGTAGGACATCTTGTGAATATAGAAACGGATATCGTTGGGAAATATGTAAAGGCACAGAGAAATAAATTTGAGATGTACAAGGAGAAGGTCTTATTATGA
- a CDS encoding RNA-guided endonuclease TnpB family protein — MLKAFKFRIYPTASQKQWFVQNFGCVRFTYNHLLKARQESYAKTGVIDYTLTPASLKKQYDFFKKADSLALANAQLNLDRAFRNYFKKRASFPKLKNKKSMWQSYTTNNQKGTIYLKDKYLKLPKQKELIQVNLHRPIEGEIRSATISSRYNEAFYVSLLCEVSAKEITESRRWIGVAYDPQKLIETSSPVDVPLPLLKKTEKEMQLAKRKLGIKGRAAQKRKARLERSKNYQKQKRKVMDLYLKQKFQKENYLEQLSGKLIRYYDYLFVEAVPNETFLSDFSLQDWYKLVTKLRYKANWYNKTLILINMNEQTDPLVIKKSLELEKIGKQVVFE; from the coding sequence ATGCTAAAAGCCTTTAAATTCCGAATTTATCCCACGGCTTCACAAAAGCAATGGTTTGTTCAAAATTTTGGCTGTGTTCGTTTTACGTATAACCACTTACTAAAAGCCCGTCAGGAAAGCTATGCTAAAACAGGTGTCATCGATTATACACTGACTCCTGCTTCTTTAAAAAAGCAATATGATTTTTTTAAAAAAGCAGACAGCTTAGCGCTTGCGAATGCACAACTAAATCTAGATCGTGCGTTTCGTAATTATTTTAAAAAACGTGCCAGTTTTCCAAAATTGAAAAATAAAAAAAGTATGTGGCAGTCTTATACAACAAATAATCAAAAAGGCACAATTTATTTGAAAGATAAGTATCTAAAACTGCCAAAACAGAAAGAACTCATTCAGGTAAACCTCCATCGACCAATCGAAGGAGAGATTCGTTCAGCGACGATCTCCTCACGTTATAATGAAGCTTTTTATGTTTCTTTACTCTGTGAGGTTTCAGCGAAAGAAATAACAGAGTCTCGTCGTTGGATCGGTGTGGCTTATGATCCGCAAAAACTAATCGAGACATCCTCTCCAGTTGATGTACCATTACCATTGTTGAAAAAAACTGAAAAAGAAATGCAGCTGGCTAAGAGAAAATTAGGGATTAAGGGACGGGCAGCTCAGAAACGAAAAGCTCGTTTGGAACGATCGAAGAACTATCAAAAACAAAAGCGTAAAGTAATGGATCTTTATTTAAAACAAAAATTTCAAAAAGAAAATTATTTGGAACAGTTATCTGGCAAATTGATTCGTTATTATGATTATTTGTTTGTAGAAGCTGTCCCTAATGAAACTTTCTTGTCAGACTTCTCACTTCAAGATTGGTATAAATTAGTGACTAAGCTGAGGTATAAAGCAAACTGGTATAATAAAACGTTGATTTTGATCAATATGAATGAACAAACCGATCCTTTAGTGATTAAAAAAAGTCTAGAACTAGAAAAAATCGGGAAACAAGTGGTTTTTGAATAA
- a CDS encoding type IV toxin-antitoxin system AbiEi family antitoxin domain-containing protein, producing MQDKLKELLAIRDGNLSMKEARKFGIAATTVQRLVNKGKLIKVDRGYYVEDGHGIDDLFWLQQRFSRGIFSHETTLDIYQLSTNMPKFIHLTFPHGYNVDRSITKEQQLQFHFVKKEVYELGKVEGTSFQGNPITMYDKERTLCDIWNPRYEIEYEMKLAALKEYMEDPLRDPSKLRDYMTKLHVEKEMKYHMQSLY from the coding sequence ATGCAAGATAAATTGAAAGAATTGTTGGCTATTCGCGATGGAAATTTATCTATGAAGGAAGCCAGAAAATTTGGAATCGCAGCAACTACTGTACAAAGATTGGTGAATAAAGGAAAATTGATCAAAGTTGATCGTGGTTATTATGTAGAGGATGGTCATGGAATAGATGATTTATTTTGGCTTCAGCAACGATTTTCCAGGGGAATCTTTTCTCATGAAACGACTTTAGATATTTACCAGCTTTCTACGAATATGCCGAAATTCATTCATTTAACTTTTCCCCATGGATACAATGTTGATCGTTCAATTACAAAAGAGCAGCAGTTACAATTTCATTTCGTGAAGAAAGAAGTTTATGAGCTAGGAAAAGTAGAGGGAACTTCCTTCCAAGGGAATCCTATTACTATGTATGATAAAGAGCGTACACTTTGTGATATTTGGAATCCGAGATATGAAATTGAATACGAAATGAAATTAGCAGCATTAAAAGAGTACATGGAAGATCCATTGAGAGATCCGAGCAAATTAAGAGATTATATGACAAAACTACATGTAGAAAAAGAAATGAAATACCACATGCAAAGCTTATATTAA
- a CDS encoding P-loop NTPase fold protein: MFSKLIKAKKTFFLNGTWGSGKTECLNMVSNQAEEKNFIFLKLWELKDEIVDSHYQN; the protein is encoded by the coding sequence ATGTTTTCAAAATTAATTAAAGCAAAAAAGACATTTTTTTTAAATGGAACTTGGGGATCTGGAAAAACTGAATGTTTAAATATGGTAAGCAATCAAGCAGAAGAAAAAAATTTTATATTTTTAAAATTGTGGGAGTTGAAAGATGAGATTGTCGATAGTCATTATCAAAATTAG
- a CDS encoding APC family permease has translation MKGKLKREINLFGALATVMGTVIGAGVFFKTAAVTASTQSTSLTLLAWLLGGFLTICAGLTVAELATAIPETGGAVKYIEAAYGKLPSFLLGWSQSLIYFPANIAALSIIFATQMTNLLQISTDYLLLIAIITAISVTGLNLLGTKVGTTVQSATLIIKLIPLAVIVIWGLLTPGSGTIQLFPFEAGKDVSFAEGLSSALLATLFAYDGWLGVGAMAGEMKRPEKDLPKAIILGLSFVTVVYLLINFVFLKTLPIDQIAGNLNAASDASAVIFGNIGGKIVTIGILISVYGALNGYTLTGIRIPYAMALEGELPFSKQLTKLSKKFTVPYVPALFQLVIACIMMSLGSFDFLTDMLIFVMWLFSLLIFIGVFVLRKKQPDLPRPYKVPLYPVIPLIAIFGAVFILGMTLFTQTALAMIGIVVTLLGIPVYYYKKKQDER, from the coding sequence ATGAAAGGCAAGTTAAAACGAGAGATCAACTTATTTGGCGCATTAGCAACTGTTATGGGAACTGTAATTGGGGCAGGAGTTTTCTTTAAAACAGCGGCTGTTACGGCAAGTACACAATCGACTAGTTTGACCTTATTGGCATGGCTATTAGGAGGATTTTTAACGATCTGTGCTGGTCTAACGGTAGCTGAGTTGGCAACTGCGATCCCAGAAACGGGTGGTGCAGTCAAATATATTGAAGCCGCTTATGGAAAATTACCGAGCTTTTTACTGGGTTGGTCCCAAAGCTTGATTTATTTTCCAGCGAATATTGCGGCGCTTTCGATTATTTTTGCGACACAAATGACGAACTTATTACAAATATCTACGGATTATCTTCTATTAATTGCGATTATTACTGCTATTTCTGTTACTGGTTTGAATTTACTAGGAACAAAAGTGGGTACGACTGTCCAGTCTGCGACACTGATTATCAAATTGATTCCATTAGCTGTCATCGTTATTTGGGGACTGTTGACACCAGGTAGTGGAACGATCCAACTATTCCCATTCGAAGCAGGGAAAGATGTCTCTTTTGCAGAAGGCTTGAGTAGTGCTTTGTTAGCGACTTTATTCGCTTATGATGGCTGGCTTGGTGTCGGTGCAATGGCGGGGGAAATGAAACGTCCCGAAAAAGATTTACCTAAAGCAATTATTTTAGGGTTAAGTTTTGTAACAGTGGTTTACTTATTGATCAACTTTGTTTTCTTAAAAACTCTGCCAATTGATCAGATTGCAGGTAACCTTAATGCAGCATCTGATGCATCAGCGGTTATTTTTGGAAATATCGGTGGAAAGATCGTGACGATCGGTATCTTGATTTCTGTTTATGGGGCACTGAATGGGTACACGTTGACCGGAATCCGTATTCCTTATGCGATGGCTTTGGAAGGTGAGTTACCTTTTAGTAAACAGTTAACGAAATTATCAAAAAAATTCACAGTGCCATATGTTCCAGCACTTTTTCAATTAGTGATTGCGTGCATTATGATGAGTTTAGGTTCATTCGACTTTTTAACTGATATGCTAATTTTTGTTATGTGGCTGTTTAGCTTATTGATATTTATCGGTGTATTTGTTTTAAGAAAAAAACAACCAGACTTACCAAGACCATACAAAGTACCTTTGTATCCCGTGATTCCATTGATTGCAATCTTTGGCGCTGTCTTTATTTTAGGGATGACTTTATTTACTCAAACAGCTTTGGCAATGATCGGGATCGTTGTCACATTACTAGGTATCCCAGTGTATTATTACAAGAAAAAACAAGACGAGCGTTAA
- a CDS encoding TatD family hydrolase — protein MIFDSHTHLNAEQFNDDIPETIERAKELGVTKMAVVGFDTPTIEKSLQLSHDYSNIYSIIGWHPTEAGSYTKDIEKKLQEQLTMPKVVALGEIGLDYYWMEDPKEVQAEVFRRQIAIAKEMNLPISIHTREALADTYQILKEEDIRDIGGIMHSFSGDFEWAKRFLDLGMHISFSGVVTFKKAQDVQEAATHVPLDRLLVETDAPYLAPVPYRGKRNEPGYTRYTVEKIAELRNLPIEEVALQTWKNAHRLFRIAEND, from the coding sequence ATGATATTTGATTCTCATACCCATTTGAATGCGGAACAATTTAATGATGATATTCCTGAAACTATTGAACGGGCCAAAGAGTTGGGCGTGACAAAAATGGCGGTAGTAGGTTTCGATACCCCAACGATCGAAAAATCATTACAGCTTAGTCACGATTATTCAAACATATATAGTATTATTGGTTGGCATCCTACTGAAGCAGGAAGTTATACTAAAGACATTGAGAAAAAATTACAAGAGCAATTAACGATGCCGAAAGTGGTAGCGTTAGGTGAAATCGGCTTAGATTATTACTGGATGGAAGATCCGAAAGAAGTGCAAGCTGAAGTTTTTCGTAGACAAATTGCGATTGCGAAAGAAATGAATCTGCCGATCAGTATCCATACCAGAGAAGCGTTAGCAGATACTTATCAAATTTTAAAAGAAGAAGATATTCGTGATATTGGTGGAATCATGCACAGTTTTAGTGGCGATTTTGAATGGGCCAAACGATTTCTTGATTTAGGGATGCACATTTCATTTAGTGGGGTCGTGACTTTCAAAAAAGCGCAAGATGTTCAAGAAGCAGCCACTCATGTTCCACTCGATCGATTGCTAGTAGAAACGGATGCGCCTTACTTAGCTCCAGTACCTTATCGTGGGAAACGAAACGAGCCAGGTTATACCCGTTATACAGTTGAAAAAATTGCCGAATTACGTAATCTTCCGATAGAAGAAGTGGCGCTCCAAACTTGGAAAAATGCTCATCGTCTATTTAGGATCGCTGAAAATGACTAA
- the ribE gene encoding 6,7-dimethyl-8-ribityllumazine synthase, with protein sequence MTIFEGNYSPKDLRIGIVVARFNEFINQKLLQGALDNLKRHGVKEEQIDIYWVPGAFEIPFITKKLSKKDSYDGLITLGTVIRGATTHYELVSNEVAKGVAHINLESNIPVMFGVLTTESIEQAIERAGTKAGNKGSEAAQGLIEMISLSQQI encoded by the coding sequence ATGACAATTTTTGAAGGAAATTATTCTCCAAAGGATCTTCGAATCGGAATTGTAGTCGCGCGTTTTAATGAATTTATCAATCAAAAATTATTACAAGGAGCATTGGATAATTTAAAAAGGCACGGCGTGAAAGAAGAACAAATTGATATTTATTGGGTACCAGGAGCTTTTGAAATTCCTTTTATTACCAAAAAGCTCAGCAAAAAGGACAGTTACGATGGGTTGATTACGTTGGGGACAGTTATCAGAGGTGCAACTACTCATTATGAATTGGTTTCCAATGAGGTAGCCAAAGGAGTCGCACATATTAACCTGGAGTCCAATATTCCAGTGATGTTCGGGGTATTAACCACGGAATCCATTGAACAAGCAATTGAACGAGCAGGGACGAAAGCAGGGAATAAAGGCAGTGAAGCTGCGCAAGGGTTAATTGAGATGATTTCTCTTTCACAACAAATTTAA
- a CDS encoding helix-turn-helix domain-containing protein codes for MEFGKLLKQERKKMNLTQADLAEQLNVSRSAISNWEIGRNYPDIQTIIDISNVLGVSLDYLLNEDQKIMEAVDNDLTKKKR; via the coding sequence ATGGAATTTGGAAAACTGTTAAAACAAGAAAGGAAGAAAATGAATTTGACCCAAGCGGATTTGGCTGAACAGTTAAATGTAAGTCGTTCAGCGATTTCAAATTGGGAAATTGGTAGAAATTATCCCGATATTCAAACAATTATTGATATATCTAATGTTTTAGGTGTATCTCTTGATTATCTTTTGAATGAAGATCAAAAAATAATGGAAGCCGTGGATAATGATTTAACAAAGAAAAAAAGATAA
- the ribD gene encoding bifunctional diaminohydroxyphosphoribosylaminopyrimidine deaminase/5-amino-6-(5-phosphoribosylamino)uracil reductase RibD, which yields MHQSFMMAAIEEAKKGKGNTFTNPLVGAAIVKEGKLLSLGAHLQYGESHAEVNAIQNCDSPEELFNSTLYVTLEPCNHQGKQPPCTQAIIQSGISTVVIGQLDPNPLVAGKGKEFLQNHGIKVIVGVEEEKCRALNPFYNHFFERDRPYITLKQAITLDGKISLKEGSRYSITGTEAISRVRKERGEHQGIVVGSETVLVDNPILLPDIVTNFPPVRIVLDRRGRILKNPKLNLFQTTTNPVWIFTENPKLKELFPHVTIFYTPKFSFTFFIETMRKRGVQSLYIEGGAKIHDAFLAENLWDEVISYIAPKLFGGNSPMSFHSERLVSKEQQLVFLEVEQLGKDIRVRGKRKQCSQD from the coding sequence ATGCACCAGTCTTTCATGATGGCTGCGATTGAAGAGGCAAAAAAAGGAAAGGGAAATACCTTTACCAATCCATTAGTTGGAGCAGCGATTGTAAAAGAAGGAAAGCTACTCTCACTAGGTGCCCATTTACAATATGGCGAGTCCCACGCTGAAGTAAATGCTATTCAAAATTGTGATTCCCCCGAAGAACTGTTTAATTCAACTCTATATGTTACCTTAGAACCTTGTAACCACCAAGGGAAACAGCCGCCTTGTACGCAAGCTATTATTCAGTCTGGTATCTCAACGGTAGTCATAGGTCAACTTGACCCAAATCCTTTAGTAGCAGGAAAAGGGAAAGAATTTTTACAAAATCATGGGATCAAAGTAATTGTAGGTGTGGAAGAAGAGAAATGTAGAGCACTGAACCCTTTTTATAACCATTTTTTTGAAAGGGATCGTCCCTATATCACATTAAAACAAGCTATTACACTAGATGGAAAGATTTCTTTAAAGGAAGGTTCGCGGTACTCAATAACAGGTACAGAGGCAATCTCAAGAGTACGGAAAGAACGAGGAGAACATCAAGGAATTGTAGTGGGAAGCGAAACCGTTCTAGTTGATAACCCTATTTTGTTGCCTGATATCGTAACTAACTTTCCACCAGTGCGCATTGTTTTGGATCGTAGAGGGCGGATTCTTAAAAATCCTAAACTCAATCTTTTTCAAACGACAACAAATCCAGTCTGGATATTTACGGAAAACCCTAAGCTAAAGGAGCTGTTTCCCCATGTAACTATTTTTTATACGCCTAAGTTTTCTTTTACCTTCTTTATTGAGACCATGAGAAAAAGAGGTGTTCAGTCGCTGTATATAGAAGGTGGAGCGAAAATTCATGATGCTTTTTTAGCAGAAAATCTCTGGGATGAAGTCATCAGTTATATTGCGCCCAAACTTTTTGGTGGAAACAGTCCGATGTCCTTTCATAGTGAACGTTTAGTTTCTAAAGAACAACAATTAGTATTTTTGGAAGTTGAACAGCTTGGAAAAGACATTCGAGTTAGGGGGAAACGAAAGCAATGTTCACAGGATTAA
- a CDS encoding NUDIX domain-containing protein, giving the protein MKQFASKEEEKLYYEHEASEADFLDWYQKQERPEYDKPSLTVDIVLMCYNKEEDQLKILLIQRKGHPYRNSWALPGGFVQKNESTGESVLRETKEETGVVISQENIEQLHTFSTPNRDPRGWVVTVSYLAFIGEEPLIAGDDAEEVRWFTLTRQGNKIHLTSDEVAISLDLLTSESSGKDTLAFDHSEIITKAFNRVTNKMEHEPQVLQVLGKDFTITEARKVFAKFLGIDFKMIDHSNFKKAMLQYFDEIGERPVGIGRPSKIYQLKPGNYE; this is encoded by the coding sequence ATGAAACAATTTGCTTCTAAAGAAGAGGAAAAGTTATATTATGAACATGAAGCAAGTGAAGCTGATTTTCTTGACTGGTATCAAAAGCAAGAACGCCCAGAATATGACAAACCTTCTTTGACTGTTGATATCGTGTTGATGTGTTACAACAAGGAAGAAGACCAGTTAAAAATTTTACTGATCCAAAGAAAAGGGCATCCCTACCGAAATTCATGGGCTTTACCAGGTGGTTTTGTCCAAAAGAATGAATCCACTGGTGAAAGTGTCTTACGTGAAACCAAAGAGGAAACGGGTGTCGTGATTTCTCAGGAAAATATTGAGCAGCTACACACCTTCAGCACACCGAACCGAGACCCTCGAGGCTGGGTCGTAACTGTCAGTTACTTGGCTTTTATTGGTGAAGAACCGTTGATTGCTGGTGACGATGCAGAAGAAGTCCGATGGTTTACCTTGACACGCCAAGGAAACAAAATCCATCTAACGAGTGATGAAGTTGCTATTTCTTTAGATTTACTGACAAGTGAATCTTCTGGCAAAGATACTTTAGCATTTGACCATAGTGAGATCATTACGAAAGCATTTAATCGAGTGACAAATAAAATGGAACATGAACCACAAGTCTTACAAGTATTAGGTAAAGATTTTACGATCACAGAAGCCCGAAAAGTATTTGCCAAATTTTTAGGGATCGATTTTAAAATGATTGATCATTCAAATTTCAAAAAAGCGATGCTGCAATACTTTGATGAAATTGGTGAACGACCAGTAGGAATCGGGCGTCCATCCAAGATTTATCAGTTGAAACCTGGAAACTATGAATAA
- the metG gene encoding methionine--tRNA ligase, with protein MAEKETFYITTPIYYPSGKLHIGNSYTTIACDAVARYKRLMGFDVFYLTGVDEHGQKIEKKAAELGVEPQAYVDKMAADVKKLWKTLDISYDKFIRTTDDYHKAAVQKIFDRLVEQGDIYLGEYEGWYSVSDEEFFTETQLAEVYKDEEGNVIGGKAPSGHEVELVKEESYFFRMSKYADRLLEYYQEHPEFIQPESRKKEMINNFIKPGLEDLAVSRTTFSWGIPVKDDPKHVVYVWIDALSNYITALGYGSDDDSLFQKYWPADVHMVGKEIVRFHTIYWPIMLMALDLPLPKKVFGHGWLLMKDGKMSKSKGNVVYPEMLVERYGLDALRYYLLRAVPFGSDGVFTPEDFVSRVNYDLANDLGNLLNRTVAMINKYCDGIVPDYASLVTPFDSELSTTAANVVGRYHDAMEKMEFNTALAEIWVLISRANKYIDETEPWVLVKDEDKKKELASVMIHLAESLRITAILLQPIMTETPIKIFNQLGLDPETMNLQGLHFGEFPSGTKVVAKGTPIFPRLDMEEEISYIQAKMSEGTQTNEESVKWDPEETELVSTKDKQIKFDVFEKVELKVAEVINCQKVEGADKLLQFRLDAGDNQDRQILSGIAEFYPDPSELIGKKLVIVANLKPRKMRGQISQGMILSAEAPDGTLQVVEAPKSMPNGSEIG; from the coding sequence ATGGCAGAAAAGGAAACTTTTTATATTACGACGCCAATCTATTATCCAAGTGGCAAACTGCATATTGGTAATTCGTATACAACGATTGCCTGTGATGCAGTTGCACGTTATAAGCGATTGATGGGCTTTGATGTGTTTTATCTAACTGGGGTGGATGAACACGGTCAAAAAATAGAAAAAAAAGCAGCAGAATTAGGTGTTGAACCACAAGCCTATGTCGATAAGATGGCTGCGGATGTGAAAAAACTTTGGAAAACGCTGGATATCAGTTATGACAAATTCATTCGAACAACGGATGATTATCATAAAGCGGCTGTTCAAAAAATCTTTGATCGTCTAGTTGAACAAGGCGATATTTATCTTGGCGAATATGAAGGCTGGTATTCTGTTTCGGATGAAGAATTTTTCACTGAAACACAATTAGCAGAAGTTTATAAAGACGAAGAAGGAAATGTAATCGGTGGGAAAGCTCCAAGTGGGCATGAAGTCGAATTAGTCAAAGAAGAATCTTATTTCTTCCGTATGAGCAAATATGCCGATCGTCTTTTAGAATATTACCAAGAACATCCTGAATTTATCCAACCAGAATCTCGTAAGAAAGAAATGATCAATAACTTTATCAAACCAGGGTTAGAAGATCTTGCTGTTTCCAGAACGACATTTAGTTGGGGAATCCCTGTGAAAGACGACCCTAAACATGTCGTTTATGTTTGGATCGATGCGTTATCCAACTATATTACTGCATTAGGTTACGGCTCTGATGATGATAGCTTATTCCAAAAATATTGGCCGGCAGATGTCCATATGGTTGGAAAAGAAATTGTCCGTTTCCATACGATCTATTGGCCAATCATGTTGATGGCATTAGATTTACCGTTACCGAAAAAAGTCTTTGGTCACGGTTGGTTGTTGATGAAAGACGGAAAAATGTCTAAGTCAAAAGGAAACGTGGTTTATCCAGAGATGCTAGTTGAACGTTATGGTCTCGATGCGCTGCGTTACTATTTACTTCGTGCTGTTCCATTTGGTTCAGATGGCGTATTTACACCAGAAGATTTTGTTTCTCGGGTCAACTATGACTTGGCGAACGATCTTGGAAACCTATTGAATCGTACCGTTGCAATGATCAATAAATATTGTGATGGAATCGTTCCTGACTATGCTTCTTTAGTGACGCCTTTTGATAGTGAATTATCAACAACAGCTGCAAATGTCGTCGGACGATATCATGATGCGATGGAAAAAATGGAGTTCAATACGGCATTAGCTGAAATTTGGGTCTTGATTTCTCGTGCAAATAAATATATCGATGAAACAGAGCCATGGGTTTTAGTCAAAGACGAGGACAAGAAAAAAGAATTAGCGAGTGTAATGATCCATCTAGCAGAATCATTACGGATCACTGCGATCTTATTGCAACCGATCATGACAGAAACGCCAATTAAAATCTTTAATCAATTAGGACTAGACCCAGAAACGATGAATCTTCAAGGCTTGCACTTTGGCGAATTTCCTTCTGGAACAAAAGTAGTTGCTAAAGGTACGCCAATTTTCCCACGGTTGGACATGGAAGAAGAAATCAGCTATATCCAAGCGAAAATGTCTGAAGGAACCCAAACGAATGAAGAATCAGTGAAATGGGACCCAGAAGAAACTGAGCTTGTTTCAACTAAAGACAAACAAATCAAATTTGATGTATTTGAAAAAGTGGAATTAAAAGTAGCTGAAGTCATCAACTGTCAAAAAGTTGAAGGAGCAGATAAGCTATTGCAATTCCGTTTAGATGCGGGAGATAACCAAGACCGCCAAATTTTATCAGGTATCGCTGAATTTTATCCTGATCCAAGTGAATTGATCGGCAAAAAACTAGTGATCGTAGCGAATTTGAAACCACGTAAGATGCGTGGACAAATCAGTCAAGGGATGATTCTTTCTGCAGAAGCACCAGATGGCACGTTACAAGTAGTCGAAGCGCCAAAATCAATGCCAAATGGTTCAGAAATTGGGTAA
- a CDS encoding nucleotidyl transferase AbiEii/AbiGii toxin family protein, which yields MTPTQFASKTRNLAKSTGLNAQLVQRHFMMDRLIEQISESKYKNDFILKGGFLLGSKYRIDRRTTIDIDTTFRNSKLTEEKLKNIFNDLIRKPTKEGIVFSIQGMKETREADFYPGFQIKLVANLEKVRVPFKMDVTTGDSIYPEVDTHYHQLMFEDKKVEIPAYPTEQIIEEKLSATFSFGTDNSRVKDYYDLFTIPKLENIDTKELYKSVRNTFTKRGDTESLSFYYEREMEKIRGNDYLEEQWEKYRSVNTFAKSISFTDTVNEIEHLMKSMIKIEN from the coding sequence ATGACACCGACACAATTTGCATCAAAAACCAGAAATTTAGCAAAGAGTACAGGGCTAAATGCACAGTTAGTACAACGGCATTTTATGATGGATCGTTTAATTGAACAAATTTCTGAATCAAAGTACAAAAATGACTTCATTTTGAAAGGTGGCTTTTTATTAGGATCAAAATATAGAATCGATAGAAGGACAACAATTGATATCGACACGACATTTAGAAATAGCAAATTAACTGAAGAAAAATTGAAGAATATTTTTAATGATTTGATTAGGAAGCCCACGAAAGAAGGTATTGTTTTCTCTATTCAAGGAATGAAGGAAACAAGAGAAGCCGATTTTTATCCTGGATTTCAAATTAAATTGGTGGCTAATTTAGAGAAAGTGCGTGTGCCGTTTAAAATGGACGTGACAACAGGAGATTCTATTTATCCTGAAGTAGATACACACTATCACCAATTAATGTTTGAAGATAAAAAAGTGGAGATTCCAGCTTATCCAACAGAACAAATTATTGAAGAAAAGCTAAGTGCTACGTTCAGCTTTGGTACAGATAATTCGAGAGTAAAAGATTACTATGACTTATTTACCATACCAAAATTAGAAAATATTGATACGAAAGAGTTATATAAAAGTGTTCGAAATACATTCACAAAACGTGGAGATACCGAATCTTTGTCTTTTTATTATGAAAGAGAAATGGAAAAGATCAGAGGAAACGACTACTTGGAAGAACAGTGGGAAAAATATCGTTCAGTTAACACGTTTGCGAAATCCATTTCATTTACAGATACAGTCAACGAAATTGAGCACCTAATGAAAAGCATGATTAAAATTGAAAATTGA